In Fimbriiglobus ruber, a single genomic region encodes these proteins:
- a CDS encoding alpha/beta hydrolase codes for MRPAAVLLAVLALTAEVRAQDVKRDIPYTDPPHEKQVLDIFSPSGAKNLPVVFWIHGGGWQTGDKTDVQVKPAAFNEKGFVFVSVNYRLLPAVDMGTLTRDVAKAAHWVHDHAAEYGGDPKRLLIMGHSAGAQLAALLCTDERYLKAEGIPLSDVKGCVPVDGDTYDVPASIETAETRWRVHGLPFAKFGHREKFGNDPAKHKDFSAVTHVAKDKGIPPFLILHVAGHPDVTAQALRLGNVLKEAGVPVTVFGAKESTHSKINADLGRPDDPTTKALYEFLGTALKK; via the coding sequence ATGCGACCCGCAGCCGTCCTTCTCGCCGTCCTCGCCCTCACTGCCGAAGTACGGGCTCAAGACGTCAAGCGCGACATCCCGTACACCGACCCGCCGCACGAAAAGCAGGTGCTCGACATCTTCTCCCCGTCGGGGGCCAAGAACCTCCCGGTCGTCTTCTGGATTCACGGCGGCGGCTGGCAGACGGGGGACAAGACGGACGTCCAGGTCAAGCCGGCGGCGTTCAACGAAAAGGGGTTCGTGTTCGTCTCCGTCAACTACCGGCTCCTCCCGGCCGTCGACATGGGCACCCTGACCCGCGATGTTGCCAAGGCCGCCCATTGGGTCCACGACCACGCCGCCGAATACGGCGGCGACCCGAAGCGGCTCCTCATCATGGGCCACTCGGCCGGGGCGCAGCTCGCCGCCCTGCTCTGCACGGACGAACGCTACCTGAAGGCCGAAGGCATCCCGCTGTCTGATGTCAAAGGCTGCGTACCCGTCGACGGCGACACTTACGACGTGCCGGCCAGCATCGAGACGGCGGAAACCCGGTGGCGGGTCCACGGCCTGCCGTTCGCGAAGTTCGGCCACCGGGAAAAGTTCGGCAACGACCCGGCGAAGCACAAGGATTTCTCGGCCGTCACGCACGTGGCCAAGGACAAGGGCATCCCGCCGTTCCTGATCCTGCACGTGGCCGGCCACCCCGACGTGACCGCGCAGGCGCTGCGCCTGGGCAACGTGCTGAAGGAAGCCGGCGTTCCCGTCACGGTCTTCGGGGCCAAGGAGTCCACCCACAGCAAGATCAACGCGGACCTCGGCCGGCCGGACGACCCGACCACGAAGGCGCTGTACGAGTTCCTCGGCACCGCGCTGAAAAAGTGA
- a CDS encoding lactonase family protein, whose product MTVDRRVLAFVLAAFVTIIAQIPTFASDPLVFVTAFAPGEQGGIHAYEFDTKAGKLKPVRHTAGVENPFFLALSPNKKFLYSIHAKQFGGKENEQVAAYEVIGRTGELKLLNRQSAEGTAACYLDVDKTGRAVLVANYSSGSVASLPVKVDGSLGEKASFFQYKGSSVNPRRQKEPHAHCFVVSPDNRYAFAADLGTDQILSYKLDPAAAKLTPNDPPFVKAPAGAGPRHLTFHPNGKWVYVINELLNSVTAFDYDTAAGKLTEKQTIPTLPDDFKGTSYCADLKITPDGKFLYGTNRGHDSVAAYSIGDDGRLSLVAIEPSLGKGPQNLAITPDGAWLLCANMPGNNVAVFRIDAGTGRLKPTGEPVSQPSPSCIMLLP is encoded by the coding sequence ATGACGGTTGACCGGCGGGTTCTGGCTTTCGTCCTGGCGGCCTTCGTCACGATCATTGCCCAGATCCCCACTTTTGCGAGCGACCCACTCGTCTTCGTCACGGCGTTCGCGCCCGGCGAGCAGGGCGGCATCCACGCCTACGAGTTCGACACCAAAGCGGGCAAGCTCAAGCCGGTCCGCCACACCGCCGGCGTCGAAAACCCGTTCTTCCTGGCCTTGTCTCCGAACAAGAAGTTCCTGTACTCGATCCACGCGAAGCAGTTCGGCGGGAAGGAGAACGAGCAGGTCGCGGCTTACGAGGTCATCGGGCGGACCGGCGAGTTGAAGCTGTTGAACCGCCAGTCGGCGGAAGGGACCGCGGCTTGCTACCTGGATGTCGATAAGACGGGCCGGGCGGTACTCGTGGCGAATTACTCGTCGGGCAGCGTGGCCTCGCTTCCGGTCAAGGTCGACGGGTCGCTCGGTGAGAAAGCGTCGTTCTTTCAATACAAGGGGTCGAGCGTGAACCCCCGGCGGCAGAAGGAACCGCACGCCCACTGCTTCGTCGTCAGCCCGGACAACCGGTACGCCTTCGCCGCCGACTTGGGGACCGACCAGATTCTCAGTTACAAGCTCGACCCGGCCGCCGCCAAGCTGACGCCGAACGATCCCCCTTTCGTGAAGGCGCCGGCCGGAGCCGGGCCACGACACCTGACGTTCCACCCGAACGGGAAGTGGGTGTACGTCATCAACGAGTTGCTGAACTCGGTCACAGCATTCGACTACGACACGGCGGCAGGCAAGCTCACGGAGAAGCAGACCATCCCGACGCTGCCGGACGACTTCAAGGGCACCAGCTACTGCGCGGACCTGAAAATCACGCCGGACGGCAAGTTCCTCTACGGCACCAACCGCGGGCACGACAGCGTGGCTGCTTACAGCATCGGAGACGACGGACGGTTGTCGCTCGTCGCCATCGAGCCGAGCCTCGGGAAGGGGCCACAGAACCTGGCGATCACGCCGGACGGCGCGTGGCTCTTGTGTGCGAACATGCCGGGGAACAACGTGGCGGTGTTCCGGATCGACGCCGGAACGGGGCGATTGAAGCCGACCGGCGAGCCGGTCAGCCAGCCGAGCCCGTCGTGCATCATGCTCCTGCCGTAA
- a CDS encoding DNA-directed RNA polymerase subunit alpha C-terminal domain-containing protein, translated as MGLSAGLIRILAGEGVTTAMDLCLRSADELLETRNIGEKRLHEVRDKLAAAGLGLSGEGPSWNLLHHGHTADDRLGLGLSGEGPSWNRPRARQKRSNNLLQ; from the coding sequence TTGGGTCTTTCCGCCGGCCTGATACGCATTCTTGCGGGCGAGGGGGTGACAACTGCTATGGACCTCTGCTTGCGATCCGCCGATGAGTTGCTTGAAACCCGTAACATCGGTGAAAAACGGCTCCATGAGGTGCGAGATAAATTAGCAGCTGCCGGTCTGGGGCTGTCCGGTGAGGGACCATCTTGGAACCTGTTACACCACGGCCACACTGCCGACGATCGGCTCGGTCTGGGGCTGTCCGGTGAGGGACCATCTTGGAACCGTCCCCGCGCAAGGCAGAAAAGGTCAAACAATTTGCTGCAGTAA
- a CDS encoding DUF6924 domain-containing protein, with protein MRKLPKTDNSLLLRTDFSDEASWVGLCAVVQVPNEEGFHAQLDCVCDPAYEGLTVEQLLELAPKGGEHTFVLVADRIALTSPEQPVLVVDLYDEPGRTFRGITARCWASRTTCPSRT; from the coding sequence GTGCGGAAATTGCCCAAGACTGATAACTCGTTACTGCTACGGACGGATTTCTCAGACGAGGCCTCATGGGTCGGCCTGTGTGCGGTGGTCCAGGTGCCCAACGAAGAGGGCTTCCACGCGCAACTTGATTGCGTCTGTGACCCGGCTTACGAAGGGTTAACGGTCGAGCAGTTGCTCGAATTGGCCCCCAAGGGCGGCGAACACACCTTCGTGCTCGTGGCGGATCGCATCGCTCTTACCAGTCCCGAGCAACCGGTTCTCGTCGTGGACTTGTATGACGAGCCGGGGCGGACGTTCCGGGGCATCACGGCGAGATGTTGGGCGTCGAGAACAACCTGCCCATCGCGAACATAG
- a CDS encoding IS630 family transposase gives MRPKGTAAELERRRRRAVELLERGETPAMVARILGVTPTSLHRWRRMGRQTDGLVAKPASGAKRRLSSAQLAELERLLSKGATAHGFPNELWTAARVAKIILRHFGVPYHHAYVRRLLRRRLHWTSHKPQRRARPRNDKEVERWKADEFPRILREAYRRRAHIAFLDESGFMLQPLVRRTLAPRGKRVVMRCSAKHDRVSAISCVTLSPKAMHVGLYSALYRNRNVHGEEVVEFLTHLTHKVPGEWTVVWDGNNIHSKSKVVKTWLAQHSKVVVEDFPSYDPQNNPDEWVWSGAKYGTLCNLCPADLEELFKSVLQALEELKHQPSLLASFVLDAGVPLCL, from the coding sequence ATGAGACCCAAAGGAACCGCAGCGGAGTTGGAAAGGCGGCGACGGCGCGCGGTGGAACTGCTTGAGCGGGGCGAAACCCCTGCCATGGTCGCTCGCATTCTCGGCGTCACGCCGACCTCCTTACACCGTTGGCGTCGGATGGGTCGCCAGACGGACGGTCTCGTTGCCAAGCCTGCTTCGGGTGCCAAACGCCGGCTCAGCAGCGCTCAACTCGCCGAACTGGAGCGACTGCTTTCGAAGGGCGCGACCGCACACGGTTTCCCCAACGAACTGTGGACCGCCGCCCGAGTGGCCAAGATCATCCTTCGCCACTTCGGCGTCCCGTATCACCACGCCTACGTCCGCCGATTGCTCCGTCGTCGCTTGCACTGGACCAGTCACAAGCCGCAGCGACGGGCCCGGCCACGCAACGACAAGGAGGTCGAGCGGTGGAAAGCCGACGAGTTCCCACGCATTCTGCGTGAGGCCTACCGCCGCCGCGCACACATCGCTTTCCTGGACGAATCCGGCTTCATGCTTCAGCCCTTGGTGCGTCGCACCCTGGCCCCACGTGGCAAACGAGTAGTCATGCGCTGTTCCGCGAAACACGACCGCGTGTCGGCCATCAGTTGCGTGACGCTGAGCCCCAAGGCGATGCATGTCGGGCTGTATTCCGCGTTGTACCGCAACCGGAACGTACATGGCGAGGAGGTCGTCGAGTTCCTGACGCATCTGACGCACAAGGTCCCGGGCGAGTGGACGGTCGTCTGGGATGGCAACAACATCCACAGTAAGTCCAAAGTGGTGAAGACTTGGCTGGCCCAGCACTCCAAGGTGGTGGTGGAGGATTTCCCGAGTTATGACCCGCAGAATAACCCCGACGAATGGGTCTGGAGTGGGGCGAAATACGGCACACTTTGCAACCTCTGCCCCGCCGACTTGGAGGAACTCTTCAAATCTGTCCTGCAAGCCCTGGAAGAACTCAAACACCAGCCCTCACTCCTGGCCTCATTCGTCTTGGATGCTGGCGTACCTCTGTGTCTTTAG
- a CDS encoding extracellular solute-binding protein gives MRSVHFLMSLGFLALLPLVSGCSTSEDQAGNVVVVYSSLDEEFAKPLAEQFEKETGIAVKLVSDTEKAQSSGLLNRLIEEKDRPQCDVFLSEDPVRSAVLKQKGISEPYLSPAATGLRPEFSDPDHHWTAMSARVRVLLINKKHPIFKTEPFPTSVYDLADPCYKGKVCIGNPLFGTTTLHCLAIFHYLGEEKAKQLFEDMLKNEVHVLPSDGDVEDRVEKGDFAFGLTDNDDGMTAIRESKGKKMDMVIPDEKGLGMLAPDAPVLIKNCPNPDNAKKFIDFMLRPETELALARTASQIPLRPDLKMPDDFAYPPFERMRGIPVNYSDLADRHDALVQGYLKDWTDRNANR, from the coding sequence ATGCGAAGCGTCCATTTTTTGATGTCTCTCGGCTTTCTCGCGCTGCTGCCGCTCGTTAGCGGGTGCAGTACCAGCGAAGATCAGGCCGGCAACGTCGTCGTCGTGTATTCCTCCTTGGACGAAGAGTTCGCCAAGCCCCTGGCGGAGCAATTCGAGAAGGAAACCGGTATCGCCGTCAAACTCGTCTCCGACACCGAGAAAGCCCAAAGCAGCGGTCTGCTGAACCGGTTGATCGAGGAAAAAGACCGGCCGCAGTGCGACGTGTTCCTGAGCGAAGACCCGGTGCGGTCGGCCGTCTTGAAGCAAAAGGGGATTTCCGAGCCGTACTTGTCCCCCGCCGCCACGGGTCTGCGCCCGGAATTTTCCGACCCGGACCACCACTGGACCGCGATGTCCGCCCGCGTCCGCGTCTTGCTCATCAACAAGAAGCACCCGATCTTCAAGACCGAACCGTTCCCCACCAGCGTCTACGACCTGGCTGACCCGTGCTACAAGGGCAAAGTGTGCATCGGCAACCCGCTCTTCGGCACGACGACGCTGCACTGCCTGGCGATCTTCCACTACCTCGGCGAGGAGAAAGCCAAACAGCTTTTTGAGGACATGCTCAAGAACGAGGTCCACGTCCTCCCGTCCGACGGGGACGTCGAGGACCGCGTCGAGAAAGGGGACTTCGCGTTCGGCCTGACCGACAACGACGACGGGATGACGGCGATTCGCGAGAGCAAGGGGAAAAAAATGGACATGGTGATCCCGGACGAGAAGGGACTCGGCATGCTGGCCCCGGACGCCCCGGTATTGATCAAGAACTGCCCGAACCCCGATAATGCCAAGAAGTTTATCGACTTCATGCTGCGGCCCGAAACGGAACTGGCGTTGGCCCGGACGGCTTCGCAAATTCCCCTGCGCCCCGATCTGAAAATGCCCGACGACTTTGCGTACCCCCCGTTCGAGCGGATGCGGGGAATACCGGTGAATTACAGTGACCTCGCGGACCGGCACGATGCGCTCGTTCAAGGTTATCTGAAGGACTGGACGGATCGGAACGCGAACCGATGA
- a CDS encoding ABC transporter permease subunit — protein MTGCMALEWPGRWRAGGLVALLGLPLLPAVPLIWSSLFAAAPFSYGGAAFERALANSVSVALLVALGAFAVGLPIGVLNALYDYRGRRLLLTLSMLPLLVPSFLWVVGWHWLLEHECRSWLPLITGYSGCLLVFLPGAITLVLFTTAASAGGLSGAQVDAARLAGGEWLLVRLACRHAAVPAALAAVLAAILTLSDPGTGFAVGLQVASSEILISFTTTMSGNALAGRQCLTLAAVVLAAALPIAYLAAPRLAAEAAARQVRLARRSRHPGMRRVAALALFTPVFLLTLFPTMGLIFPLRRWVHVARAVRDLTDTGASTLLYAVGAGSFAAGLGLALAVCAGREKRLRLWSVGACLTLFALPPMLLALGFVRGATQMPAWTDPVLRGRPGVCLALGMRFFPVAALLTLRSWGAMSPSLARAAGVHGVPLWRYLWRVALPLQRRAVATAVLLVGSFATSEIGMVLLLYPPGEETLPLRIFQIIGYPSPSSRLAALCAIDLAAAVAILALTWLLGEDERA, from the coding sequence ATGACCGGGTGTATGGCCCTGGAATGGCCGGGCCGTTGGCGGGCGGGCGGGCTCGTCGCACTGCTGGGGCTGCCGCTCCTGCCCGCCGTGCCTTTGATATGGTCGTCGCTATTCGCCGCAGCCCCGTTTTCTTACGGCGGGGCCGCGTTCGAGCGCGCCCTGGCGAACAGCGTGAGCGTGGCGCTGTTGGTCGCGCTGGGGGCGTTCGCCGTCGGCCTACCGATCGGCGTCCTGAACGCGCTCTACGACTACCGGGGTCGCCGGCTCCTGTTGACCCTGTCGATGCTCCCCCTGTTGGTCCCGTCGTTCCTGTGGGTCGTCGGCTGGCACTGGCTGTTGGAACACGAATGCCGGTCGTGGTTGCCGCTCATCACGGGTTATTCCGGGTGCCTGTTGGTCTTCCTTCCCGGGGCGATCACTCTCGTGCTTTTCACCACCGCCGCCTCCGCGGGCGGGTTGTCCGGGGCCCAGGTGGATGCCGCCCGCCTCGCGGGCGGCGAATGGCTGCTCGTCCGGCTGGCCTGCCGTCACGCCGCCGTCCCGGCCGCCCTGGCGGCCGTGCTGGCCGCGATCCTGACCCTGTCGGACCCGGGGACCGGATTCGCCGTCGGTCTCCAGGTGGCCTCGTCGGAAATTCTGATTAGCTTCACCACGACCATGAGCGGCAACGCCCTCGCGGGCCGACAGTGTCTGACGCTCGCCGCGGTCGTGCTGGCGGCCGCGCTGCCGATCGCTTACCTGGCTGCCCCGCGCCTCGCTGCCGAGGCGGCGGCGCGGCAGGTTCGGCTGGCGCGGCGCAGTCGCCACCCGGGGATGAGGCGGGTGGCCGCTTTGGCCCTCTTCACGCCGGTCTTCCTGTTGACGCTGTTCCCCACGATGGGTTTGATTTTTCCCCTGCGCCGGTGGGTCCACGTCGCCCGCGCGGTCCGCGACCTGACGGATACGGGAGCAAGTACGCTCTTGTACGCGGTCGGGGCCGGCTCGTTCGCGGCGGGCCTGGGGCTGGCCCTGGCGGTCTGCGCCGGGCGCGAAAAACGTCTCCGCCTGTGGTCCGTCGGCGCCTGTCTCACGCTGTTCGCGCTGCCGCCCATGCTGTTGGCCCTCGGGTTCGTGCGCGGGGCGACCCAAATGCCGGCGTGGACCGACCCGGTCCTGCGCGGCCGGCCGGGCGTTTGTTTGGCGCTCGGGATGCGCTTCTTTCCCGTCGCGGCGTTGTTGACCTTGCGCTCGTGGGGGGCGATGTCGCCGTCGCTCGCGCGGGCGGCCGGCGTCCACGGCGTGCCGCTCTGGCGTTACCTCTGGCGGGTCGCACTCCCCCTCCAGCGCCGCGCCGTCGCGACGGCAGTGCTACTGGTCGGGTCGTTCGCCACGTCGGAAATCGGAATGGTCCTGCTCCTCTACCCGCCGGGCGAGGAGACGCTCCCCTTACGGATCTTCCAAATCATCGGTTACCCTTCCCCGTCGTCGCGGTTGGCCGCCCTGTGCGCGATCGACCTGGCGGCGGCCGTCGCGATCCTGGCTCTGACCTGGCTCCTCGGCGAGGACGAGCGCGCATGA
- a CDS encoding ABC transporter ATP-binding protein: MKESRFEARSLGKSYGGYRALCDVSFTVTAGENLAVLGPSGSGKSTALRLLAGLEAPDAGEVFLNGIPVSAPGRVMSPPHRRGISLVFQDLALWPNLSARDNVAMGLSGLKLSRDEARTRTRDALRLCGIEELADRRPGTMSGGQQQRVALARAIAVRPAFLLMDEPYSGLDLVLKSRLLAEVRAFAAAQEMTVILVTHDPLEAMSLCRAAVVLDKGRIVEAGLLSDLLRDPRSDLLRVFRDEFSRHDPMRALEHQAPSTSDCAREEFHLRVTPFPGMPLRFGPSRSA; this comes from the coding sequence ATGAAAGAATCCCGTTTCGAGGCCCGCTCCCTCGGCAAGAGTTACGGCGGCTATCGAGCGCTCTGCGACGTCTCGTTTACGGTCACGGCCGGGGAAAATCTGGCCGTACTCGGGCCGTCCGGGTCCGGAAAATCGACGGCACTGCGACTGCTCGCCGGGCTCGAAGCCCCGGACGCCGGGGAAGTTTTCCTGAACGGCATTCCCGTATCGGCACCGGGCCGCGTCATGTCGCCACCGCACCGTCGCGGCATTTCGCTGGTCTTTCAGGATCTGGCTCTGTGGCCCAACTTGTCGGCGCGGGACAACGTCGCGATGGGCCTTTCGGGACTGAAGTTGTCGCGCGACGAAGCGCGGACGCGAACCCGGGACGCGCTGCGCCTGTGCGGCATCGAAGAGTTGGCCGACCGCCGACCGGGAACGATGTCCGGCGGCCAGCAGCAGCGCGTTGCGCTGGCGCGTGCCATTGCGGTCCGGCCGGCGTTCCTGCTTATGGACGAGCCCTACTCGGGCCTCGATCTCGTGTTGAAATCGCGGCTGTTGGCAGAGGTCCGTGCTTTCGCCGCCGCGCAAGAGATGACGGTCATCCTGGTCACGCACGATCCCCTGGAAGCCATGTCTCTGTGCCGCGCGGCCGTCGTTCTCGACAAGGGTCGAATTGTCGAGGCCGGACTGTTGTCGGACTTGCTGCGCGACCCGCGTTCGGACCTGCTGCGCGTTTTCCGGGACGAATTCAGTCGCCACGACCCGATGCGTGCCCTGGAACATCAGGCCCCTTCGACGTCGGACTGCGCACGAGAGGAGTTCCACCTGCGGGTCACCCCTTTCCCCGGAATGCCGCTCAGGTTCGGGCCGAGCCGATCAGCATAG
- a CDS encoding BsaWI family type II restriction enzyme, producing the protein MSVQISVTMNQTDVMVDLPGVTEVAFEAARQMMTRSLERSSVKNRDAVKDTFITLLKACPEANPSDLWHHIVYRQYLEILPAHRVQNPDQSWKRASGDALEVAIAEIHEPLFAENNIRIQVLVGRPKKIAALMAMGISGVVGSDKLDVALYIDDTDEIFGGVHVKASLAERISDDVPCSREMMQNGFFSPLWTLDVKSFPPPHPDPLVNRGELGSPTAPSEKRGYVEKHGSFDHLFSANARSMPSSGTTPSGKRVMRLNLATQPNLFAQEVIARAKLFKEQGRAAAPPPPVTPSDR; encoded by the coding sequence ATGTCCGTGCAAATAAGCGTCACGATGAACCAGACTGATGTCATGGTGGATTTACCGGGCGTGACAGAAGTCGCTTTCGAGGCGGCCCGCCAGATGATGACCCGATCCCTAGAACGCTCCTCCGTCAAGAACCGGGATGCAGTCAAGGACACATTTATCACACTTCTGAAGGCGTGCCCGGAAGCGAATCCCAGCGATCTATGGCACCACATCGTCTACCGCCAATATCTTGAGATTCTGCCTGCACACCGGGTTCAGAACCCAGACCAAAGCTGGAAACGCGCGTCCGGCGACGCATTGGAAGTGGCCATTGCAGAAATCCACGAACCGCTCTTTGCGGAAAATAATATTCGGATTCAGGTGCTGGTCGGCAGGCCGAAAAAGATCGCGGCCCTGATGGCGATGGGGATCAGCGGAGTTGTGGGCTCCGATAAGCTTGACGTGGCGCTCTACATCGACGATACCGACGAGATTTTCGGTGGCGTTCACGTAAAGGCCAGCCTCGCCGAAAGGATTTCCGATGATGTGCCGTGCAGTCGGGAGATGATGCAAAACGGCTTCTTCTCGCCCTTATGGACTCTGGACGTGAAATCTTTCCCGCCACCGCATCCAGACCCACTCGTAAATCGAGGAGAACTTGGGTCTCCGACAGCGCCGTCAGAGAAGCGCGGGTACGTGGAGAAGCATGGCAGTTTCGACCACCTCTTTAGCGCTAACGCCCGCTCGATGCCGAGCTCGGGTACAACACCTTCCGGGAAGCGCGTCATGCGGCTCAATCTGGCGACGCAACCAAATCTATTTGCGCAGGAAGTGATCGCGCGGGCGAAACTATTCAAAGAGCAAGGGCGTGCCGCCGCTCCGCCGCCGCCGGTTACTCCATCGGACCGTTGA
- a CDS encoding DNA-methyltransferase yields the protein MPRRSEQPLLFSPSIHDSKAVELNDTHAPIQVKLGPWALNQVHNANCLTAMRQIPDDCIDVAVTSPPYWGQRGNAGVGVEEDPRDYVRNLTEVLAEVMRCLKPSGTFWLNVGDAFNTPINWRFEDHTYSSLGAEGEGLKPTNSAYTKNRGSRRAFIRSDAKWLQYGNLLAIPYRIVIALCDLGFLFRGEVVWEKSRPMPEGNCRRPHRRHEGIYIFAKQEQHTFQVKPPVGSVWKLLQTPNKTPHCSTFPLDLPLRCIEAAAVEGRGVVLDPFMGSGTTGRAARQLQHDFIGFELDEKMSRFANETINGPME from the coding sequence ATGCCGCGCCGCAGCGAACAGCCTCTTCTGTTCTCCCCATCAATTCATGATTCAAAAGCCGTCGAATTAAACGACACGCACGCTCCTATTCAAGTAAAACTCGGCCCATGGGCGTTGAACCAAGTGCATAACGCGAATTGCCTTACGGCGATGCGGCAGATTCCGGACGATTGTATAGACGTGGCCGTCACTTCACCGCCCTACTGGGGCCAGCGGGGCAATGCGGGAGTCGGCGTGGAGGAAGACCCGCGCGACTACGTTCGTAACCTCACCGAGGTACTGGCGGAGGTAATGCGGTGCCTGAAGCCGTCCGGCACCTTCTGGCTCAACGTCGGCGATGCTTTCAACACGCCGATCAACTGGCGTTTTGAGGACCATACGTACAGTTCACTCGGTGCCGAAGGTGAGGGATTGAAGCCTACGAATTCCGCCTACACGAAGAATCGGGGCTCCCGCCGCGCATTCATTCGCTCTGACGCGAAGTGGCTCCAATACGGCAACTTGCTCGCCATTCCCTACCGGATCGTCATCGCCCTGTGTGACCTTGGCTTTTTATTCCGAGGTGAGGTAGTGTGGGAGAAATCGCGGCCCATGCCGGAGGGCAACTGCCGTCGCCCACATCGAAGGCATGAAGGCATCTACATCTTTGCTAAGCAAGAGCAGCATACTTTTCAAGTCAAGCCGCCAGTCGGCTCGGTCTGGAAGCTGCTCCAGACTCCCAATAAAACGCCACACTGTTCTACCTTCCCTCTTGATCTTCCGCTCCGTTGCATCGAAGCAGCGGCGGTTGAGGGCCGTGGCGTGGTGCTTGACCCCTTCATGGGGAGCGGCACAACTGGGCGCGCTGCTCGCCAGCTTCAGCACGACTTCATCGGGTTCGAGCTAGACGAGAAAATGAGTCGGTTCGCGAATGAGACGATCAACGGTCCGATGGAGTAA